From the genome of Notolabrus celidotus isolate fNotCel1 chromosome 5, fNotCel1.pri, whole genome shotgun sequence, one region includes:
- the LOC117812668 gene encoding pinopsin-like — translation MVTSLQRTNNLTIGHSLDPYTADALSPAGRIVAAGLLGSIPVLGFLGNFLVLLVFSRFPRLQTPASLLLINISASDMLVCLFGTPLSFASSVRGRWLTGSYGCRWYGFSNALFGIVSLVSLSLLSLERYSVLLCSSIQSSSSQYRRARLAVVTSWLYSLVWTVPPLLGWSSYGPEVPGTTCSIQWHHRSAAARSYTCCLFVFCLLLPLLMMLFCYGRILLAARAVTRRVTRVDRSPAEQREGRVLLMVVCMVTGYLLCWMPYGVVAMMSSFGRPGMVSPASRLIPSLLAKTSTFLNPFIYVLLNNQFSRCFLYMIRCSSEAPPTPVHRTMPSSMGAWPHSPKLSSEEQNSAPVTFTSRDKRIQGSRSHDVPSKA, via the exons ATGGTGACCTCCCTTCAGCGTACCAACAATCTCACCATCGGTCACAGCCTGGACCCTTACACCGCCGATGCTCTGAGCCCCGCGGGTCGCATTGTAGCGGCAGGCCTCCTCGGGTCCATCCCGGTCCTGGGTTTCCTCGGTAACTTCCTGGTCTTGCTGGTGTTCTCTCGCTTTCCTCGGCTTCAGACTCCCGCGAGCCTGCTGCTCATCAACATCAGCGCGAGCGATATGCTCGTGTGTCTCTTCGGAACTCCGCTCAGCTTCGCGTCCAGCGTGCGCGGCAGGTGGCTGACTGGATCCTACGGGTGCCGGTGGTACGGTTTCTCAAACGCACTGTTTG GTATCGTATCTctggtgtctctctctctgctgtcgttGGAGCGGTACTCTGTGTTGCTCTGCAGCAGTATccagtccagctcctctcagtACCGCAGGGCCAGGCTGGCCGTGGTCACCTCCTGGCTTTACTCGCTGGTCTGGACGGTTCCTCCGCTGCTTGGCTGGAGCAG CTACGGGCCGGAGGTTCCCGGCACCACCTGCTCCATCCAGTGGCACCATCGCTCAGCCGCTGCTCGCTCCTACACCTGCTGCCTCTTCGTCTTCTGCCTTCTCCTGCCGCTCCTGATGATGCTCTTCTGCTACGGGAGGATCCTGCTGGCTGCGAGAGCGGTGACAAGAAGG GTCACCCGGGTCGACCGGTCTCCTGCCGAGCAGAGGGAAGGCCGTGTGCTCCTGATGGTGGTCTGCATGGTGACAGGATACCTCTTGTGTTGGATGCCATACGGGGTCGTGGCGATGATGTCCTCGTTTGGACGTCCTGGCATGGTGTCGCCTGCCTCCAGATTAATCCCCTCCCTCCTGGCAAAGACCAGCACCTTCCTCAACCCGTTTATTTACGTGCTGCTCAACAACCAG TTCTCCAGGTGCTTCCTATACATGATCAGGTGCAGCTCAGAAGCTCCGCCCACCCCAGTCCACCGCACGATGCCAAGCAGCATGGGGGCGTGGCCTCACTCTCCCAAACTGTCTTCAGAGGAACAAAACTCTGCGCCTGTTACGTTCACATCCAGAGACAAGCGGATACAGGGGTCCCGGAGTCACGATGTCCCTTCTAAAGCCTAA